A window of Cottoperca gobio chromosome 16, fCotGob3.1, whole genome shotgun sequence contains these coding sequences:
- the LOC115021115 gene encoding zinc finger protein 616 — MMLGLQGTSTARVYRCVACSAIFTGLASLLVHQATHAGALSMVRAPPQPNISPPETLFASMDSSSEHPSPLLPEGPSPSFYICDCGEEFQDFSLMLEHKQSHVSQIQLLSPPGSYSAICSGTGCDKVFPLQHVPFIPTVTQPDLALSCPSTSRFPAVELPALGDLKADVSLENDIAIVTPPQGQSTPPQDEREKQLENISATAELIPETLEDMHLQDETNSVLSSKKGECLPRNNSLMKMLASAYMKCLPQPLSQDQNDNAVTTKQEVAPIDITPGAKTEEAPINDLSIAQLRRLLTKPGIKTKAPSISRILESSKKRVVSLTKTLSPVVVLETRQKLMDPGSNGTYGRYQCGRCRRVFQNLDKLAEHHFLHKKERIKCCRRCKQLIIGRLPLPDNHVCPHLGNKTIPPSSSLKNKLPFPKKIVPFHSLNNKKKGFFCPLCKHNYARRWNLKMHKCQGSRTAPSMVTNPFIRIMPTLESNSDAKMGAAVGAGSQPSKSIAVGTEVTGRIKVEVTSPNSEQSEVSQLAWTHPAKSFSPFFSKSSMMEQHTDASLCGISLKQGEENSSWDAAAVDNEDSDEGEWTMPLDDEMEVLNTTEKTDSDGEVDNAMSVEHAGTAVPSLRYFVRDGIKRYPCNRCQKTYSRQSTLRRHLQLCGIRPRGPGTEAQSGSHSAIPPNDSNMKPLFSCFACGRTFNRKDNMMVHSKKCQLQQTMSDGGQVGRGTVQPSMSGNATEEDDGGNWGIMSLPSVLPRRVTCECGVGFTSPSLLLVHLQKHAQESYTCPTCGETVNSWADYEVHLQIHMHPHHQLLKGIKPQRSQPLLLRFQQQPPQQLQQLQQLQQQPPQSVRQPPQKQPRTQQLPNPTKKQQRIVCTRCGNTFSTRCSLRRHISWNRCKGGRATNPTNPPKTYHCSHCNSDFPNTISLMFHQRSGACKPAIKPVRCPVCLRWFGTVDGLQKHLLTHKQSESKRSESKESYRCDVCQGTYPNLKSLKNHRRRIHRIMAGGTKP; from the coding sequence ATGATGCTTGGGTTACAGGGTACTTCAACCGCCAGAGTGTATCGTTGTGTGGCGTGTTCAGCCATCTTCACCGGATTGGCTTCCTTGCTCGTACATCAGGCAACCCATGCTGGTGCACTCTCCATGGTCCGTGCCCCGCCACAGCCTAACATTAGCCCCCCTGAAACACTGTTTGCAAGTATGGACTCGTCCAGTGAGCACCCCAGTCCACTCTTACCTGAGGGCCCTTCaccttctttttatatttgtgattgTGGAGAGGAGTTTCAGGACTTCAGTCTCATGCTGGAGCATAAGCAATCACATGTGTCTCAAATACAGCTACTGTCACCTCCGGGCAGTTATAGTGCTATCTGCAGTGGAACAGGTTGTGATAAAGTTTTTCCCCTCCAGCATGTACCATTCATTCCAACTGTAACTCAGCCAGATTTGGCCCTTAGTTGCCCCTCTACCTCAAGGTTTCCAGCTGTCGAACTACCCGCATTAGGAGACCTTAAAGCAGATGTAAGCCTGGAGAATGACATTGCCATAGTAACCCCTCCTCAAGGCCAGAGTACACCCCCTCAAGATGAACGTGAGAAACAACTTGAGAACATATCAGCGACAGCGGAGCTGATACCAGAGACTCTGGAGGACATGCATTTGCAAGACGAAACAAATTCTGTTCTCAGCAGTAAAAAGGGGGAGTGTTTGCCTAGAAATAACTCCCTAATGAAGATGCTCGCATCAGCATACATGAAGTGCTTGCCACAGCCTCTGTCTCAAGATCAAAACGATAACGCAGTTACCACCAAACAGGAAGTCGCCCCCATTGATATAACACCTGGAGCAAAAACTGAGGAGGCCCCAATCAACGATCTCTCGATTGCACAGTTAAGGCGGCTGCTTACAAAACCCGGTATAAAGACAAAAGCTCCATCCATCAGCAGAATTCTTGAATCCAGTAAGAAGAGGGTTGTCTCTCTGACTAAGACTTTATCACCTGTAGTGGTTCTTGAAACTCGTCAAAAGCTCATGGATCCTGGCAGTAATGGCACATATGGAAGATATCAATGTGGCCGCTGTCGAAGGGTCTTTCAAAACTTGGACAAACTTGCAGAGCATCATTTCTTGCACAAAAAAGAGAGGATTAAATGTTGTCGTCGCTGCAAACAGCTGATCATTGGACGGCTGCCTTTACCTGACAATCACGTATGCCCTCACTTAGGAAATAAGACCATACCGCCCTCaagctctttaaaaaataagttACCATTTCCGAAAAAAATAGTGCCATTCCACAGTctaaacaataagaaaaaaggGTTCTTTTGTCCATTGTGCAAGCACAACTACGCACGGAGGTGGAACCTCAAAATGCATAAGTGCCAGGGCTCAAGGACAGCCCCCTCAATGGTGACCAATCCCTTCATTCGGATAATGCCAACATTGGAATCAAACAGTGATGCCAAAATGGGTGCAGCGGTTGGAGCTGGATCTCAACCCTCCAAGAGTATTGCTGTGGGCACTGAAGTTACTGGACGCATCAAGGTAGAGGTGACCTCTCCAAATTCAGAGCAGTCTGAAGTTTCACAGTTGGCCTGGACTCATCCAGCAAAAAGCTTCTCACCATTCTTCTCCAAATCTTCCATGATGGAGCAGCACACGGATGCCTCTCTGTGTGGGATTTCGCTCAAGCAAGGAGAAGAAAACAGCAGCTGGGATGCAGCAGCAGTTGATAATGAAGACAGTGATGAAGGGGAGTGGACAATGCCCTTGGATGATGAAATGGAGGTGCTTAACACTACAGAGAAAACTGATAGTGACGGAGAGGTGGACAATGCTATGTCAGTCGAACATGCAGGAACGGCGGTTCCTAGCCTGCGCTATTTTGTCAGAGACGGTATAAAACGTTACCCTTGTAACAGGTGTCAGAAAACCTATAGTCGGCAATCTACTTTGAGGCGCCATCTACAGCTGTGTGGAATTAGGCCACGTGGACCTGGGACTGAAGCTCAAAGTGGTAGTCACAGTGCCATTCCACCTAATGACAGCAATATGAAAccattgttttcttgtttcGCCTGTGGGAGGACCTTTAACCGCAAAGATAACATGATGGTTCACAGTAAGAAATGTCAGTTGCAACAAACAATGTCAGATGGTGGACAGGTGGGTAGAGGGACTGTGCAGCCGAGCATGTCGGGCAATGCAACAGAGGAGGATGATGGAGGCAACTGGGGCATCATGTCACTGCCGTCGGTACTTCCAAGGAGGGTGACGTGCGAGTGTGGGGTCGGATTTACATCTCCAAGCCTTCTCTTGGTGCATCTGCAGAAGCATGCACAGGAATCATACACATGTCCGACTTGTGGAGAGACTGTCAATTCCTGGGCAGACTACGAAGTTCACCTGCAGATCCACATGCATCCTCACCACCAGCTGCTGAAGGGAATCAAACCACAACGATCACAACCTTTATTGCTTCGATTTCAGCAACAGCCacctcagcagctgcagcagctgcagcagctgcagcagcagccacccCAGTCAGTGCGTCAGCCTCCACAGAAGCAGCCACGCACGCAGCAGCTTCCAAATCCAACAAAGAAGCAGCAGCGGATTGTATGCACACGATGTGGCAACACCTTCTCCACTCGCTGTTCCCTACGAAGGCACATATCCTGGAATCGATGCAAAGGTGGACGGGCTACAAATCCCACAAACCCACCCAAAACGTATCACTGTTCCCACTGCAACTCTGACTTCCCGAACACAATCAGTCTGATGTTTCACCAGAGGAGCGGGGCTTGCAAGCCGGCCATCAAGCCTGTGCGTTGCCCCGTTTGTCTTCGCTGGTTTGGCACTGTGGACGGATTGCAGAAACACCTGCTTACTCACAAACAATCTGAATCAAAACGGTCTGAATCAAAAGAGTCATATCGCTGCGATGTCTGTCAGGGTACATACCCAAACCTGAAATCACTCAAAAACCACCGCAGGAGGATTCATCGCATCATGGCTGGGGGCACGAAGCCCTAA